Proteins encoded together in one Candidatus Desulfatibia profunda window:
- a CDS encoding ORF6N domain-containing protein: protein MKVMLDRDLAELYNVETGLLKRAVRRNIDRFPADLMFELTKTELEDWRCQFGTSKICIITLYHGSYILYLVPI from the coding sequence ATGAAAGTTATGCTGGATAGGGATCTGGCAGAGCTTTATAATGTTGAAACCGGCCTGTTAAAAAGAGCAGTTAGAAGAAACATTGACCGCTTTCCTGCTGACCTCATGTTTGAGTTGACAAAAACCGAGCTGGAAGATTGGAGATGCCAATTTGGCACCTCCAAAATCTGTATCATTACCCTGTATCATGGATCATACATCCTGTATCTTGTACCTATTTAA
- the rmuC gene encoding DNA recombination protein RmuC has translation MLNTTLVVIGVIAGVLLGWLLASLRTRSFQDRLEDELREQIAAKDEQINATRSREAQLIAEKSAEITARESAEQQLAELRRQAGENEARIDQLQNELRIGSNALSKSQADLEAARNLLADKEALYEKQLKESKEAQDKAIANLRESFKALSADALKENVPEFLRLASESFAKLQEAAKGDLSKRQEAIAGLLKPLEEQLRTYQERLQQSESSQSTALGEVRKQLETLTKQSESLANETERFRMVLKSSQARGRWGEETLRRVVEAAGLSVHCDFIEQSKEGDKKPDMIVRLPSDRIIIIDAKVPDLDFIAALDAADLEKRSQSLQAHARKLKEAIRDLANRNYPAQFPNSLDYVVLFLPAESLFSAALEGDRDLIVWAANNRIMLATPASLIALLRSVSVSWQQFAQTENTRAIADAAKELYGRVAKFFEHFEKIRTGLIKANEAFNDAVGSYERMVRPSGERLSKLGLNTGGKELADVKPLDAALRLPEGNPQEKS, from the coding sequence ATGCTGAACACCACTTTGGTTGTCATTGGAGTAATTGCCGGTGTACTTCTTGGCTGGCTTCTGGCATCTTTGCGGACCAGGTCGTTTCAAGACCGGCTTGAAGATGAATTAAGAGAACAGATTGCCGCCAAAGATGAGCAGATCAATGCAACGCGGTCGCGCGAGGCCCAACTGATCGCCGAGAAGTCGGCCGAGATCACTGCTCGGGAATCGGCAGAACAGCAACTGGCCGAGTTGCGGCGACAGGCCGGGGAAAACGAGGCCAGAATCGATCAACTTCAAAATGAATTACGAATCGGATCGAACGCGCTTTCAAAGTCGCAGGCTGATCTTGAAGCTGCCAGGAATCTTCTTGCCGACAAAGAAGCCTTGTATGAAAAACAGTTAAAAGAATCTAAAGAAGCCCAGGATAAGGCCATCGCGAATCTTCGGGAATCTTTCAAAGCACTTAGCGCGGATGCGCTCAAGGAAAATGTGCCTGAGTTTCTTCGTCTGGCCAGCGAATCCTTTGCAAAGCTCCAGGAGGCGGCCAAAGGTGACTTGTCCAAGCGCCAAGAGGCTATTGCCGGCTTGCTTAAACCCTTGGAAGAACAACTGCGAACTTACCAGGAACGGCTGCAGCAAAGCGAATCATCGCAATCTACGGCTCTTGGAGAAGTCAGGAAACAGCTTGAAACCCTCACAAAGCAAAGCGAATCGCTTGCAAACGAAACCGAACGATTCAGGATGGTTCTCAAATCAAGCCAAGCTAGAGGGCGCTGGGGTGAAGAGACGCTGCGCCGAGTAGTTGAGGCTGCGGGCTTAAGCGTTCACTGCGATTTTATTGAGCAATCCAAGGAGGGAGACAAAAAGCCGGATATGATCGTTCGGTTGCCGAGCGATCGGATTATTATTATTGATGCAAAGGTCCCAGATCTGGATTTCATCGCGGCATTGGACGCGGCCGACCTTGAAAAGAGGTCGCAGTCTCTCCAGGCCCATGCCCGCAAGCTCAAAGAGGCGATTCGAGACCTTGCCAACCGCAACTATCCGGCGCAGTTCCCGAATTCTCTCGACTACGTAGTCCTTTTTCTTCCCGCGGAATCTCTTTTCAGTGCAGCTCTTGAAGGTGACCGTGACCTGATCGTTTGGGCTGCCAACAATAGAATAATGCTTGCCACGCCGGCATCGCTCATCGCCCTGCTTCGATCTGTCAGTGTCAGTTGGCAACAGTTCGCGCAAACCGAGAATACACGCGCAATTGCGGACGCAGCTAAAGAGTTGTACGGCCGGGTTGCCAAATTTTTCGAGCACTTTGAGAAGATACGAACCGGCCTCATCAAGGCCAACGAGGCATTCAACGATGCGGTGGGCAGTTACGAGCGCATGGTTCGTCCCAGCGGCGAACGGCTATCGAAATTGGGCCTGAATACCGGCGGTAAGGAACTTGCCGACGTGAAACCCCTGGATGCCGCCTTGCGTCTGCCGGAAGGCAACCCCCAAGAAAAGTCTTAA
- a CDS encoding putative DNA binding domain-containing protein, whose translation MKRSTQSEVVKFIIAFANGAGKELILGVDDKSRDIVGIENLL comes from the coding sequence TTGAAAAGATCCACCCAGAGCGAAGTGGTTAAATTCATTATCGCTTTTGCGAATGGAGCTGGAAAGGAGTTAATTCTTGGGGTAGATGACAAAAGCAGAGATATAGTAGGAATAGAAAATCTTTTATGA
- the recC gene encoding exodeoxyribonuclease V subunit gamma: MIHYLNIYTSNRLEILAEQLARIVREPLPSAISPEIIVVQSRGMEQWVSMALARHNGICANCAFLFPNAFLQELFKNLVPELPDKTAFDPAVLTFRVMKMLPTCIQKPGFESLRTYLENDSNNLKLFQISEKIADLYDQYLVFRPEMIFDWEQGREDHWQARLWRLLVSGQEPLHRARLRKALIEKIKKEPDDMESFPGRVSIFGISYLPPFYLEVFVEISRLNQLNLFLMNPCKEYWADIVADRDIKKIRQKYSDLTDFNSELYLEKGNRLLASMGALGRDFQRLVSGLDGRIYEQYEDPVGQDVLAKIQADILSLKDRGIPDGSNSFSHAESFIRPPDHHDFKKDIDTSIQVHSCHSPMREIEALHDNLLAMFEEDPDLEPRDIIVMTPDMELYGPYIRAVFGAQIDEALRIPFSIADQSIRTESRVIDGFLSILDLPNSRFSVSCVLSLLQVPGIKEKFGLSQSDIEIAEHWIKATHIRWGVDAQHRDKLGLPSFSENTWRAGIERLLLGYALPGANRRMFAGILPYDHIEGSDARILGKFLEFLERLFDTAGTLQQKRCLTAWHATLFDIIEQFFALDEESERDMQVLRRRIDELTQYQDLSGFDTSIEIHVIRSYLGNLLKREPFRTGFITSGVTFCAMLPMRSIPFKVICLVGMDSDAFPRESKQLHFDLMAQKPRSGDRSRRNDDKYMFLEALISARKKLYISFVGQSIQDNTQAPPSVLVSELLDYVQDGFGLSSEQVITRHRLQAFSPAYFTENTGLFSYSKENFAAADSRPESHKVQPLISARLAEPTAEWKRIDIDMLCAFFRNPARFLLEKRLGIYLAETTTIPEEREHFSLSGLEEYLLGQDLVENSLSGMNLADELPLYRAEGRLPHGNVGEMVYNEMSVDAKMFARKITKYTKGELPEALKVDLEIAGFHLTGRIANLNEGGLIRIHYAGMKSKYLLNTWIYHLILCVLVEDQHLPGSLLICRDAARKFDRVQNSLDTIEHLLSLYWKGMSEPLQFFPESSFEYAQRILNKKQTVPVALNAARQKWLKSDFSHGESEDPYYDLCFRNIDPIDEKFQSTAKDVFAPLLGHCREIIL; this comes from the coding sequence ATGATTCACTATCTTAATATCTATACCAGCAACCGCCTGGAAATCCTGGCCGAACAACTTGCACGAATCGTCAGGGAACCCCTGCCGTCTGCAATTTCGCCGGAGATTATCGTTGTCCAGAGCCGGGGAATGGAACAATGGGTATCCATGGCCCTTGCCCGGCATAACGGGATCTGTGCCAATTGTGCATTTTTGTTTCCCAATGCTTTTTTACAGGAGCTTTTCAAAAACCTGGTTCCGGAATTGCCGGATAAAACCGCGTTCGACCCGGCCGTATTGACGTTCAGGGTCATGAAGATGCTGCCGACTTGTATTCAAAAGCCGGGTTTCGAAAGCCTGCGCACCTACCTTGAGAATGATTCCAACAACCTTAAACTTTTCCAAATTTCGGAAAAAATAGCCGATCTGTACGATCAATACCTTGTCTTTCGACCCGAAATGATCTTCGATTGGGAGCAGGGCAGGGAAGATCACTGGCAGGCCCGCCTCTGGCGCCTGCTTGTATCCGGCCAAGAGCCCCTGCACCGGGCCCGTCTTCGCAAAGCTTTGATTGAGAAGATCAAAAAAGAGCCGGATGATATGGAGAGTTTTCCGGGCCGGGTATCCATATTCGGCATATCCTATTTGCCGCCGTTTTATCTTGAGGTTTTTGTTGAAATATCCAGACTTAACCAGTTGAATTTATTTCTGATGAACCCCTGTAAAGAGTATTGGGCCGACATTGTCGCCGACAGGGATATCAAAAAAATACGCCAAAAATACTCAGATTTAACCGATTTCAACTCCGAGCTATACCTGGAAAAGGGAAACAGGCTGCTGGCATCCATGGGAGCGCTCGGCAGAGATTTCCAAAGGCTGGTCAGCGGGCTTGACGGCCGGATCTATGAACAGTACGAGGACCCGGTTGGGCAGGATGTGCTTGCAAAAATCCAGGCGGATATTTTGTCTTTAAAAGACAGGGGAATTCCGGACGGTTCAAATTCCTTTTCCCATGCCGAAAGTTTTATACGGCCGCCCGACCACCATGATTTTAAAAAGGATATTGACACCTCCATCCAGGTTCACTCCTGCCACAGCCCCATGCGGGAAATTGAGGCCCTTCATGACAACCTGCTTGCCATGTTCGAAGAGGACCCCGATCTTGAGCCCAGGGATATTATCGTCATGACGCCCGATATGGAATTGTATGGGCCTTATATCCGGGCTGTATTTGGCGCTCAGATTGATGAGGCCTTGCGAATTCCTTTCAGCATTGCAGATCAGAGCATTCGGACTGAAAGCCGTGTCATCGACGGTTTTTTGTCCATTCTCGACCTGCCGAACAGCAGGTTCAGCGTTTCCTGTGTTCTATCTCTTTTGCAAGTTCCGGGGATCAAAGAGAAATTCGGTCTGTCCCAATCGGACATCGAGATTGCCGAGCATTGGATCAAAGCAACCCACATCCGGTGGGGCGTGGATGCTCAACATCGCGATAAACTGGGGCTTCCATCCTTTTCAGAAAACACATGGCGGGCGGGTATTGAAAGGCTTCTTTTGGGTTATGCCCTGCCGGGCGCCAACCGCCGGATGTTCGCCGGAATCCTTCCTTACGATCATATCGAAGGGAGTGATGCCAGGATTCTTGGAAAATTTCTGGAATTTTTAGAACGCCTCTTTGACACCGCCGGCACCCTCCAGCAAAAACGCTGTCTGACAGCGTGGCACGCAACCCTTTTTGATATCATCGAACAGTTTTTTGCCTTGGACGAAGAATCGGAACGCGACATGCAGGTACTGCGCCGCCGGATAGACGAACTTACCCAGTATCAGGATTTGTCGGGCTTTGATACGTCCATCGAGATACACGTCATCAGGTCGTATTTGGGGAATCTTTTAAAGCGAGAACCTTTTAGAACCGGTTTTATTACCAGCGGCGTGACGTTTTGTGCCATGCTTCCCATGCGAAGTATTCCGTTTAAGGTGATCTGTCTGGTGGGCATGGATAGTGATGCCTTCCCGCGAGAGTCAAAACAACTGCATTTTGACCTGATGGCTCAAAAGCCCCGAAGCGGAGACAGGTCCAGAAGAAACGACGACAAATATATGTTTCTTGAAGCGCTGATATCGGCCAGAAAAAAACTTTATATCAGCTTTGTGGGGCAGAGTATTCAGGACAATACGCAAGCTCCGCCGTCGGTTCTTGTGAGTGAACTGTTAGATTACGTTCAGGACGGATTCGGACTTTCGTCCGAGCAGGTGATCACCCGCCACAGACTTCAGGCCTTTTCTCCTGCATATTTTACAGAGAACACCGGGCTTTTCAGCTATTCCAAGGAGAATTTTGCGGCCGCAGACAGCAGGCCTGAATCCCACAAGGTGCAACCGTTGATTTCAGCAAGGCTTGCGGAACCGACCGCGGAATGGAAACGTATCGACATCGACATGTTGTGCGCATTTTTCAGAAATCCAGCCCGGTTTTTGCTCGAAAAACGCCTTGGTATCTATCTGGCTGAAACCACGACGATTCCGGAAGAAAGGGAACATTTCAGCCTGAGCGGACTCGAAGAGTATCTGCTCGGTCAGGATCTTGTGGAAAACAGTCTTTCAGGAATGAACCTGGCAGATGAACTGCCCCTGTATCGGGCCGAAGGACGACTTCCCCACGGCAATGTCGGTGAAATGGTTTATAATGAAATGAGCGTGGATGCAAAGATGTTTGCCCGCAAAATAACAAAGTATACCAAAGGTGAACTTCCGGAGGCGTTAAAGGTTGATCTTGAGATCGCAGGATTTCATCTTACCGGCCGAATTGCAAATCTTAATGAGGGCGGGCTGATCCGGATACACTATGCCGGCATGAAATCTAAATATCTATTGAATACATGGATTTATCATCTTATACTTTGTGTTTTGGTTGAAGATCAGCACCTTCCAGGCAGCCTGCTGATATGCCGGGATGCTGCCAGAAAATTCGATCGTGTTCAAAACAGCCTGGATACGATCGAGCATCTTTTAAGCTTGTACTGGAAAGGTATGTCCGAACCGCTGCAATTTTTTCCGGAGTCTTCCTTTGAATATGCCCAAAGGATTCTGAACAAGAAGCAGACGGTGCCGGTCGCTTTAAACGCCGCCCGGCAAAAGTGGCTTAAAAGCGATTTTTCGCACGGAGAGTCCGAAGATCCGTATTATGATCTTTGTTTCAGGAACATTGACCCGATTGACGAAAAATTTCAGAGCACTGCCAAAGATGTTTTCGCGCCGCTGCTGGGCCACTGCAGGGAAATAATTTTGTAA